The Herbiconiux sp. A18JL235 region CTTCCTCGGCCCGACCGGTGTCGGCAAGACCGAGCTGGCGAAGGCACTCGCCGAGTTCCTGTTCGACGACGAGAAGGCGCTCGTGCGCATCGACATGTCGGAGTACGGCGAGAAGCACTCGGTGGCTCGTCTGCTCGGCGCCCCTCCCGGGTACATCGGCTACGAGCAGGGCGGTCAGCTCACCGAGGCGGTGCGGCGTCGGCCGTATTCCGTCATCCTGCTCGACGAGGTCGAGAAGGCGCACCCCGAGGTGTTCGACGTGCTGCTGCAGGTGCTCGACGACGGCCGGCTCACCGATGGGCAGGGTCGCACCGTCGATTTCCGCAACACCATCCTCATCCTCACCTCGAACCTCGGCTCACAGTTCCTCGTCGACCCGACCCTCTCGCACGACGACGCAACAGCGCTCGTGCAGGCGGCGGTGCGACAGGCCTTCAAGCCCGAGTTCGTGAACCGCCTCGACGACATCGTCGTGTTCCAGGCGCTCTCGGCCGACGACCTGGCCCAGATCGTGTCGCTCTACGTCGACCGCCTCTCGCGTCGTCTGGCGTCGCGGCGGCTGACGCTGGCGGTGACTCCGGATGCGCGCAGCTGGCTCGCCTCGCACGGTTACGACCCGATCTACGGGGCGCGCCCCCTCCGCCGCCTCATGCAGCACGAGATCGACGACCGCCTCGCCACCGCCCTCCTCTCGGGCGCCGTGCGAGACGGCGACACCGTGCGCGTCGACGTGTCGCCCTCGGGCGAGGAGCTCATGGTCGTGGCTGCCCCCGTTGAGTCGATCCCGCTCGATTCGGAGTAGCCAGCCGCTGAAGCGCCGTCGACATGACGAGAAGGCCGGGTCCGAAGTGTTCCTTCGGTGTCCCGGCCTTCTTGTTCGCTGCTGCGCGTCGGAGCGCGCACTCACTCACTCACGAGGAGGAGCTCGTCGAGGGGGAGGCGGGTGCGGGGGGCGGACTCGCGGGCGATGAGGGTGTCGTCGGGGAGGGCCTCGGCGGGGGCGAGGGTGCCGAGGGCGGTGACCGTGAGGGGCTTCAGCGACTCGGGGAGGTCGAAGGCCTCGGAGATCGATGCCGCGACGAAGCCGCCCATCTGGTGCACGTGGAGGCCGTCGGCGTGGGCCTGGAAGGAGAGGTGGGCGAGGGCCTGACCGAGGTCGTACTCGGCCCACGGGCGCGGCTTGCCCTCGGCGTCGACGGTCTCGGCGATGCCGACGATGAGCACGGCGGCGTTGGTGGCCCACACCGAGTTGAAGCCCATGAGCGAGGCGGCGACCTTCTCGAAGGCCTCCGAGCCGCGGCGAGCGACGATGAAGCGGGCGGGTTGCGTGTTCGCGGCCGACGGCGCCCAGCGGGCGGCCTCGAGGGCGGCGGTGAGGAGGCTCTCGTCGATGGTCTCATTCGCCTCGAACGAGCGGGGGCTCCAGCGGGTCGCGAGCGTCTCGTGGATGGGGGCGGACGTCTCGGCGAGGCGCTGCTCTGTGGAGGTGGAAGACGTGGTGGAGGGAGCGGTGATGGTCATGAGCGTGTCCTTCGGAGTAGCGGGTTGCTGCACGCCATCGGGCAGTCGTCGTCAATCGGACTGCGGTCCGATTGACACTCTAAACCGCCCCGTCAACCCGGCTATTCCCGGGCTGCGCTCCTCGCCTCGTCGGTCTCGCCGCGGCGGTGCTTGCGCGTCCGGCTGATCACGAACCACGCGATCGCCCCCACGACCGCGGCGATCACCACGTACTGGAGGATCTCGGCGTACTGCTCCACCACGTGCCACTGCTCGCCGAGCCAGAAGCCGGCGAGAATGAAGATGGTGTTCCAGATCAGGCTCCCCGCGGCGGTGAGGAGCAGGAACTTCCACAGCGTCATCCGCTCGATGCCCGCCGGGATGGAGATGAAGCTGCGGAACAGCGGCAGCATCCGCCCGAAGAACACCGCCTTGGGCCCGTGCCGCTGGAACCACTCCTCCGTGCGGTCGACGTCGTGAACGTCGACCAGGGGGAGTCTGCGGGCGATGGCGCGCATCCGGTCGCGACCGAGCCAGGCGCCGAGGCCGTAGAGCGTGAGGGCGCCGAGCACGGAGCCAAGCGTGCAGAACACGATGGCGGCGATGAGATTCAGGTCGCCCCGGCTGGCAGCGAAACCGGCGAGCGGGAGGATGACCTCGCTCGGAATCGGCGGGAACAGGTTCTCGGCGAAGACGGCGAGCCCGGCGCCGGGTGCCCCGAGCACCTCCATGAGGCCGACCGCGGCGTCGCCGATGAACCCGAGGCTCTCGCTGTCGCCGCCGCCACCCCCGGTCTCCGAGACGGATGCTGCGGCGGGTTCGATGAGGAAGGGATTCGGGTCGGCGAAGGCCAGGCTCATACCGACAACAGTAGGAGATGCGCCTGGCAAGGCTCTGGGGGTGCGCGAGGCGCGGAGCGCGAGAGGCGCGCGGAGCGCTACGACTTCACGAGGCGGGCGATGGCGGCTGAGGCCTCGCGGAGCTTCTCCTCGGCGACGGGGCCGCCCTCGGCCGCTGCCTCGAGCACGCAGTGATTGAGGTGCTCGTCGAGGAGACCGAGAGCGACCGACTCGAGCGCACTCGTCATCGCCGAGATCTGAGTGAGGATGTCGATGCAGTACTTCTCCTCGTCGACCATGTTCTGGATGCCCCGCGCCTGCCCCTCGATGCGCTTCAGGCGCTTGAGGTACGCGTCTTTGTTCGAGATGTAGCCGTGGTGCGCGTGTTCGGTCATGAGGAGATTCTCCCTGGTGTGAGGTCGAGCCGGCGCAGCAGCTGGGCGTTGAG contains the following coding sequences:
- a CDS encoding metal-sensitive transcriptional regulator → MTEHAHHGYISNKDAYLKRLKRIEGQARGIQNMVDEEKYCIDILTQISAMTSALESVALGLLDEHLNHCVLEAAAEGGPVAEEKLREASAAIARLVKS
- a CDS encoding nitroreductase family protein — encoded protein: MTITAPSTTSSTSTEQRLAETSAPIHETLATRWSPRSFEANETIDESLLTAALEAARWAPSAANTQPARFIVARRGSEAFEKVAASLMGFNSVWATNAAVLIVGIAETVDAEGKPRPWAEYDLGQALAHLSFQAHADGLHVHQMGGFVAASISEAFDLPESLKPLTVTALGTLAPAEALPDDTLIARESAPRTRLPLDELLLVSE
- a CDS encoding DedA family protein, translated to MSLAFADPNPFLIEPAAASVSETGGGGGDSESLGFIGDAAVGLMEVLGAPGAGLAVFAENLFPPIPSEVILPLAGFAASRGDLNLIAAIVFCTLGSVLGALTLYGLGAWLGRDRMRAIARRLPLVDVHDVDRTEEWFQRHGPKAVFFGRMLPLFRSFISIPAGIERMTLWKFLLLTAAGSLIWNTIFILAGFWLGEQWHVVEQYAEILQYVVIAAVVGAIAWFVISRTRKHRRGETDEARSAARE